A portion of the Sabethes cyaneus chromosome 3, idSabCyanKW18_F2, whole genome shotgun sequence genome contains these proteins:
- the LOC128741585 gene encoding COMM domain-containing protein 10 produces MSRQLTWFRVTESLTRGAAVCNERLSDECFSTIVEYLFKTIDNTADNVVEYAEDDLTNIHQESSQLSEKEFQLVLQTLTYLVKRSLKFMLKPSALQGDLQRELALDDTKCNIFVKYWIQSTKIILDSLELKQDGSSVGKSNQLEDVSWKVRAQLSSEPRQKDKLALGQLELKTTSKTINLELNSDEIVKFYEQLERIQVELDALSAKS; encoded by the exons ATGAGTCGTCAATTAACTTGGTTTAGAGTCACAGAATC TTTAACCCGTGGAGCGGCTGTGTGCAATGAACGTCTCTCTGATGAGTGCTTCTCAACCATTGTTGAATATCTGTTCAAAACTATTGACAATACTGCGGATAACGTCGTGGAATACGCCGAAGATGATTTGACTAACATCCATCAGGAATCTTCCCAGCTGAGTGAGAAGGAATTCCAACTGGTTTTGCAAACACTGACCTATCTGGTGAAACGATCTTTAAAGTTTATGCTAAAACCGTCCGCTTTACAAGGCGATCTCCAGCGCGAATTGGCTCTTGATGACACAAAGTGTAACATCTTTGTGAAGTACTGGATACAATCTACGAAAATAATACTTGACTCGTTAGAGCTCAAACAAGACGGATCTAGTGTTGGAAAATCGAATCAGCTGGAAGACGTTTCCTGGAAGGTACGAGCTCAGCTATCGTCTGAACCTCGCCAAAAGGACAAATTAGCGTTGGGCCAGTTAGAACTGAAAACAACCAGCAAAACAATCAATCTTGAACTAAACAGCGACGAAATAGTGAAATTCTACGAGCAGCTCGAAAGAATACAAGTAGAGTTGGATGCGCTGAGTGCAAAGTCGTAG
- the LOC128741584 gene encoding uncharacterized protein LOC128741584, giving the protein MAAKTSIIDESADDGVPADFWNEVLDSFDVMDAEDGSEEAKQAAEEAARKKKEDDLEKVRKFNEAWNIAPAAEETRVVVETRTEPEPDSSNTVSLEKEPEPIKERSKSPDCSIINIESEVITVEEDAAPVSENSVVVIPAEGAQKDPRLRRLEENSRIQSPASPTQESRNNVERELAPSQKYYREREERQREEQRRKDREDFERARSRLRSRSPGVYLRRSYSDEEDDIGRPTFRSRSRRRSRSYERKDRRSRSRSRRRSSRSRSRAHSRRRSRSRSRSRSRSQSRRRTAEKPVENPAAMMNQMAAMMQMMTDPKTMIQMNPMMAMMMQMNPMMAAATAAAPKASEASTGTISTEQQDKKDDITAQLFLENKINLSDYLASTHPGAGKKPARVNHKVVQHIKEAISILDKQETKVQSARFLYVAPTYHTDLKKLDNRSPLIWNDQNVLYASTCKSKDVSLCEPFRNVNHKMKQMIERLGLDEGNISQRLVQYKKAQASSQSAADVGTIQAITIVPVRGGATTKRLIDRSIQTDSLSCSECIQRRSKTYISVNTQTANRARMIEISVQTDRDRDVELNSMNELNANQVKILNEIMKYMKKRQVSGTIDNLKNSLERDIPELRNQHLNAGLHYVSEIVERNERNANRYANPNPLNPAARELAARHPFLARDRRAGPPKPDEIVLTSVVPAGFRKSPPRRSGGGGNYNSHRRPW; this is encoded by the exons ATGGCTGCCAAAACAAGCATAATTGATGAGAGTGCCGACGATGGTGTCCCGGCCGACTTTTGGAATGAGGTGCTCGACAGTTTTGATGTTATGGATGCTGAAGACGGCAGCGAAGAAGCAAAGCAAGCTGCCGAAGAAGCCGCAAGAAAGAAAAAGGAAGATGATCTTGAAAAAGTTAGAAAGTTTAATGAAGCATGGAACATTGCTCCAGCTGCAGAAGAAACGAGAGTTGTCGTGGAAACGAGAACTGAACCGGAACCAGATTCAAGTAATACAGTATCATTGGAGAAAGAGCCAGAGCCGATTAAAGAACGATCAAAATCACCAGATTGCTCTATTATTAATATAGAAAGTGAAGTTATAACTGTGGAGGAAGATGCAGCACCAGTTTCGGAGAATTCTGTGGTTGTTATTCCGGCAGAAGGCGCACAGAAAGATCCTAGGTTGAGGCGATTGGAGGAAAATAGTCGGATTCAAAGTCCTGCTAGTCCTACTCAGGAATCACGAAACAACGTGGAACGTGAGCTGGCACCATCACAAAAGTATTATAGGGAACGTGAAGAACGCCAGCGCGAAGAGCAGAGGCGTAAGGATCGCGAAGATTTCGAACGAGCCAGAAGTCGATTGAGATCACGTAGCCCGGGGGTATATTTACGCCGCTCGTACTCTGACGAAGAGGATGATATTGGTAGACCAACGTTTCGTAGTCGTTCAAGGCGTCGTTCGCGAAGTTATGAGCGCAAGGACAGACGTTCAAGAAGCCGCAGCAGGAGACGCAGTTCTCGATCGCGTAGTCGAGCTCATAGTCGCCGTCGGTCTCGGTCTAGATCCAGGTCACGATCCAGATCACAATCTCGCCGTCGCACAGCAGAAAAACCGGTGGAAAATCCTGCAGCAATGATGAATCAAATGGCAGCAATGATGCAAATGATGACGGATCCGAAGACAATGATTCAGATGAACCcgatgatggcgatgatgatgCAGATGAATCCCATGATGGCAGCGGCCACTGCCGCCGCTCCGAAAGCCTCGGAAGCTTCGACCGGCACAATTAGCACCGAACAACAGGACAAAAAGGATGATATTACTGCACAG TTATTcttggaaaataaaataaaccttTCTGATTATCTTGCTTCAACACATCCCGGCGCTGGTAAGAAACCTGCTCGAGTCAATCATAAAG TTGTTCAACACATAAAGGAAGCGATATCGATTTTAGACAAGCAAGAAACCAAAGTACAATCGGCACGGTTTCTTTACGTTGCTCCTACATACCATACAGATCTGAAAAAACTGGACAATCGGTCTCCACTAATTTGGAACGATCAGAACGTTTTATATGCCTCCACATGTAAATCCAAGGACGTGTCTCTTTGCGAACCATTCCGCAATGTTAACCATAAAATGAAACAGATGATTGAGAGGTTGGGTTTAGATGAAGGCAACATTTCGCAGCGCTTGGTACAATATAAGAAAGCACAAGCTAGCTCTCAATCGGCTGCAGATGTCGGTACAATTCAGGCCATCACTATCGTTCCAGTTCGCGGCGGAGCTACAACAAAACGACTAATTGATCGTTCAATACAAACCGACAGCCTGAGTTGTTCGGAATGCATTCAACGTCGCAGCAAAACATATATCTCAGTAAACACACAAACGGCGAACCGTGCGCGAATGATTGAGATAAGCGTGCAAACGGATCGGGATCGGGACGTCGAATTGAATTCAATGAACGAACTGAACGCAAACCAGGTTAAAATTCTGAACGAAATCATGAAATACATGAAAAAACGGCAAGTATCTGGAACAATTGATAACCTTAAGAACAGCTTGGAACGAGACATTCCGGAATTACGCAACCAACATTTGAATGCCGGTCTTCATTATGTGTCGGAAATCGTGGAGCGTAACGAAAGAAACGCTAACCGTTATGCCAATCCGAATCCGTTGAATCCAGCTGCTCGCGAATTAGCTGCTAGACACCCATTTTTAGCCCGCGATAGACGTGCTGGGCCACCCAAGCCGGATGAGATTGTGCTGACATCGGTAGTACCCGCTGGATTCCGAAAATCACCACCTCGTCGCAGTGGTGGCGGCGGAAACTATAATAGCCATCGTCGTCCATGGTAG